A DNA window from Thiopseudomonas alkaliphila contains the following coding sequences:
- the rpoC gene encoding DNA-directed RNA polymerase subunit beta', whose translation MKDLLNLLKNQSQNEEFDAIKISLASPELIRSWSFGEVKKPETINYRTFKPERDGLFCAKIFGPVKDYECLCGKYKRLKHRGVICEKCGVEVALSKVRRERMAHIELASPVAHIWFLKSLPSRIGLLLDMTLRDIERVLYFESYVVIDPGMTTLEKNQLLNDEQYFEALEEFGDDFDARMGAEAIRELMMQIDLDYEIERLREEIPQTNSETKIKKLSKRLKLMEAFHASGNKPEWMILTVLPVLPPDLRPLVPLDGGRFATSDLNDLYRRVINRNNRLKRLLDLAAPDIIVRNEKRMLQESVDALLDNGRRGRAITGSNKRPLKSLADMIKGKQGRFRQNLLGKRVDYSGRSVITVGPTLRLHQCGLPKKMALELFKPFIFGKLEERGLATTIKAAKKMVERELPEVWDVLADVIREHPVLLNRAPTLHRLGIQAFEPVLIEGKAIQLHPLVCAAYNADFDGDQMAVHVPLTLEAQLEARALMMSTNNILSPANGEPIIVPSQDVVLGLYYMTREAVNAKGEGRIFADLQEVDRVYRAGEASLHAKVKVRITEAEKNEQGELVYTTHLVDTTVGRALLFQIVPDGLPFALVNQSMKKKAISNLINQCYRSVGLKETVIFADQLMYAGFAYSTISGVSIGVNDFVIPDEKAEIINAAIDDVKEIEDQYASGLVTQGEKYNKVIDLWSKANDEVSKKMMANLSKEKVVDRDGNEVEQESFNSMYMMADSGARGSAAQIRQLAGMRGLMAKPDGSIIETPITANFREGLNVLQYFISTHGARKGLADTALKTANSGYLTRRLVDVAQDLVVTEVDCGTDKGLLMTPHIEGGDVVEPLGERVLGRVVAQDVLDPASDEVLVPAGTLVDEHWVEFIEANSIDEILVRSPITCDTRHGICSSCYGRDLARGHIVNMGEAVGVIAAQSIGEPGTQLTMRTFHIGGAASRTSAVDSVQVKNGGTVRLVNVKHVTREDGNLVSVSRSGELAIADEFGRERERYKLPYGAVISVKENDKVAAGAIIAKWDPHTHPIVSETTGIIQFVGMEDGITIKRQTDELTGLSNIEVLDPKDRPAAGKELRPAIKLVDEQGNDLLLPGTDVIAQYFLPAHALVNLTDGGRINIGDVVARIPQETSKTRDITGGLPRVADLFEARRPKEAAILAEISGTISFGKETTTKRRLVITPTDGSEPYEELIHKWRHLNVFEGEQVNRGEVISDGPSNPHDILRLLGVSALARYIVTEIQEVYRLQGVKINDKHIETILRQMLRKVEILDSGDSSLIKGDQAEYTQVLEENEQLEAKDRFPAKYERVLLGITKASLSTESFISAASFQETTRVLTEAAVTGKRDYLRGLKENVVVGRLIPAGTGLAYHAERKNQRALDSGNVSASDVEAALTEALNLAE comes from the coding sequence TTGAAAGATTTATTGAATCTATTAAAAAACCAGAGCCAGAATGAAGAGTTCGATGCGATTAAAATTTCGCTCGCCTCACCAGAACTGATTCGCTCCTGGTCATTTGGTGAAGTTAAAAAGCCAGAAACCATCAACTATCGTACGTTCAAGCCAGAGCGTGATGGGTTATTCTGTGCCAAAATTTTTGGTCCGGTTAAAGACTATGAGTGCTTGTGCGGTAAGTACAAGCGTTTGAAGCACCGCGGCGTTATTTGTGAGAAGTGCGGTGTTGAAGTGGCCCTATCTAAAGTTCGTCGTGAGCGTATGGCCCACATCGAACTGGCCTCGCCGGTTGCGCATATTTGGTTCTTGAAGTCCTTACCTAGCCGTATCGGTTTGTTATTGGATATGACACTGCGTGACATTGAGCGTGTGCTGTATTTTGAAAGCTACGTGGTGATTGATCCGGGTATGACTACCTTGGAGAAAAACCAGCTGCTCAATGACGAACAGTACTTTGAAGCCTTAGAAGAGTTTGGTGATGACTTTGATGCCCGCATGGGTGCTGAAGCTATTCGCGAACTGATGATGCAAATTGATCTGGACTACGAGATTGAGCGTCTGCGTGAAGAAATTCCGCAAACCAACTCTGAGACCAAGATCAAGAAACTTTCTAAGCGCTTAAAGCTGATGGAAGCCTTCCACGCCTCAGGTAATAAGCCTGAGTGGATGATCCTGACAGTGCTGCCGGTATTACCGCCAGATTTACGCCCACTGGTACCCTTGGATGGTGGTCGTTTTGCGACCTCAGATTTGAACGATCTGTACCGCCGGGTAATTAACCGTAACAACCGCTTAAAGCGCCTGTTAGATTTAGCTGCACCTGACATTATCGTACGTAACGAAAAACGTATGCTGCAAGAGTCAGTGGATGCGCTGTTAGATAACGGTCGTCGTGGTCGTGCGATTACTGGTAGCAACAAGCGTCCGCTTAAGTCCTTAGCTGATATGATTAAGGGTAAGCAGGGTCGTTTCCGTCAGAACCTGTTAGGTAAGCGGGTTGACTACTCGGGCCGTTCGGTAATTACCGTAGGACCTACCTTACGTCTGCACCAGTGCGGTCTACCGAAAAAAATGGCGCTTGAGCTATTTAAGCCTTTTATCTTCGGTAAGCTAGAAGAGCGTGGTTTAGCGACCACCATTAAAGCGGCGAAGAAAATGGTTGAGCGTGAGCTGCCAGAAGTATGGGACGTGTTAGCTGATGTGATTCGCGAGCACCCAGTACTGCTAAACCGTGCACCAACACTGCACCGTTTAGGTATTCAGGCATTTGAGCCGGTACTGATTGAAGGTAAAGCGATTCAGTTGCACCCCTTAGTGTGTGCGGCCTATAACGCTGACTTCGACGGTGACCAGATGGCGGTTCACGTACCACTGACCTTAGAGGCTCAGTTAGAAGCCCGTGCGTTAATGATGTCAACCAACAACATCTTATCGCCTGCAAACGGTGAGCCGATTATCGTTCCTTCCCAGGATGTGGTATTGGGTCTGTACTACATGACCCGTGAAGCAGTTAACGCCAAAGGTGAAGGCCGAATTTTTGCTGACTTGCAAGAAGTTGACCGCGTGTATCGCGCAGGTGAAGCTTCACTGCACGCAAAAGTTAAGGTGCGGATCACCGAAGCTGAGAAAAACGAGCAAGGTGAACTGGTCTATACCACTCATTTAGTGGATACCACGGTCGGTCGTGCATTGTTATTCCAAATCGTGCCGGATGGTCTTCCTTTTGCTTTGGTTAACCAAAGCATGAAAAAGAAAGCGATTTCTAACTTAATTAACCAGTGCTACCGCAGCGTTGGCTTAAAAGAAACCGTAATCTTTGCTGACCAGTTAATGTACGCCGGTTTTGCTTACTCCACTATTTCTGGAGTATCGATTGGGGTGAATGACTTTGTCATCCCTGATGAGAAAGCCGAGATCATTAACGCTGCGATTGATGACGTTAAAGAAATTGAAGATCAGTACGCCTCGGGTCTAGTTACTCAGGGTGAGAAGTACAACAAGGTAATTGACCTGTGGTCTAAAGCCAACGACGAAGTGTCCAAGAAAATGATGGCTAACCTCTCTAAAGAGAAGGTGGTTGATCGTGATGGCAACGAAGTTGAGCAAGAGTCCTTCAACTCCATGTATATGATGGCTGACTCGGGCGCGCGTGGTTCTGCGGCGCAGATTCGTCAGCTAGCTGGTATGCGTGGTCTGATGGCAAAACCTGATGGTTCGATTATTGAAACACCAATTACCGCTAACTTCCGTGAAGGTCTAAACGTACTGCAGTACTTTATTTCTACTCACGGTGCGCGTAAAGGTCTGGCAGATACCGCGTTGAAAACCGCTAACTCCGGTTACCTTACCCGTCGTCTGGTTGATGTGGCCCAAGACTTAGTAGTAACAGAAGTAGATTGCGGCACTGATAAGGGTCTATTAATGACTCCGCACATTGAAGGCGGTGACGTTGTAGAGCCATTAGGTGAGCGTGTACTTGGTCGGGTGGTAGCTCAAGATGTACTGGATCCGGCCAGCGATGAAGTATTGGTTCCAGCTGGAACGCTAGTGGATGAGCACTGGGTTGAGTTTATTGAAGCCAACAGTATCGATGAGATTTTAGTACGCTCACCGATCACCTGTGACACGCGTCACGGTATTTGTTCGTCCTGTTACGGTCGCGATCTAGCTCGTGGTCACATTGTTAACATGGGTGAGGCGGTTGGGGTTATTGCAGCTCAGTCAATTGGTGAGCCGGGTACCCAGCTAACCATGCGTACCTTCCACATTGGTGGTGCGGCGAGCCGAACTTCAGCGGTGGATAGCGTACAAGTTAAAAACGGCGGTACCGTACGCTTGGTAAACGTTAAGCACGTAACCCGTGAAGACGGTAACCTAGTATCGGTGTCGCGTTCAGGTGAGTTGGCGATTGCCGATGAGTTTGGTCGCGAGCGCGAGCGTTATAAGCTGCCATACGGTGCGGTTATCTCGGTTAAAGAAAACGACAAAGTGGCAGCGGGTGCGATTATCGCGAAATGGGATCCGCACACCCACCCAATCGTTTCTGAAACCACCGGTATCATTCAGTTTGTAGGTATGGAAGATGGTATTACCATCAAGCGCCAAACGGATGAGCTCACTGGTTTAAGTAACATTGAGGTACTGGATCCGAAAGATCGTCCGGCGGCCGGTAAAGAGTTGCGCCCAGCCATTAAGCTGGTCGACGAGCAAGGTAATGACTTGCTGTTACCTGGCACTGACGTTATTGCCCAGTACTTCTTACCTGCCCATGCGTTGGTTAACTTAACCGATGGTGGCCGGATTAATATTGGTGACGTAGTTGCCCGTATTCCGCAAGAAACTTCAAAAACCCGTGATATTACGGGTGGTCTGCCCCGCGTGGCTGACTTATTTGAAGCTCGTCGTCCAAAAGAAGCGGCGATTCTGGCGGAAATCAGCGGTACTATTTCCTTCGGTAAAGAAACTACCACTAAGCGTCGCTTAGTGATTACACCTACCGATGGTAGCGAGCCATATGAGGAGCTAATCCACAAGTGGCGTCACCTGAACGTATTCGAAGGGGAGCAAGTAAACCGTGGGGAAGTTATTTCCGACGGCCCAAGCAATCCGCACGATATTTTACGCCTGTTAGGTGTTAGTGCATTAGCGCGCTACATCGTGACTGAGATCCAAGAAGTTTACCGCCTGCAAGGGGTAAAAATTAACGATAAGCACATCGAAACCATCCTGCGTCAGATGCTGCGTAAAGTTGAGATCTTGGACTCAGGTGATTCTAGCCTGATCAAAGGTGATCAAGCGGAATACACCCAGGTATTGGAAGAAAATGAGCAGTTAGAAGCGAAAGATCGTTTCCCTGCCAAGTATGAGCGCGTGCTGTTAGGTATTACCAAAGCGTCCTTGTCAACTGAGTCGTTTATCTCTGCCGCATCGTTCCAAGAAACGACGCGCGTATTGACTGAAGCTGCAGTGACAGGTAAGCGCGACTACTTACGTGGACTGAAAGAAAACGTAGTTGTCGGCCGCTTGATTCCTGCTGGTACGGGTTTGGCTTATCATGCTGAGCGTAAAAACCAGCGTGCGCTAGACAGTGGTAATGTGAGTGCTAGCGATGTAGAAGCAGCACTGACAGAGGCGCTGAACTTAGCAGAATAG
- the rpsL gene encoding 30S ribosomal protein S12, with protein MATINQLVRKSRKRIVEKSDVPALQNCPQRRGVCTRVYTTTPKKPNSALRKVCRVRLTNGYEVASYIGGEGHNLQEHSVVLIRGGRVKDLPGVRYHTVRGSLDTSGVKDRKQGRSKYGAKRPK; from the coding sequence ATGGCAACAATTAACCAGCTGGTGCGTAAGTCGCGCAAGCGTATCGTCGAAAAAAGCGACGTACCTGCGCTACAAAACTGCCCACAGCGTCGTGGAGTATGTACTCGTGTATATACCACTACGCCTAAAAAACCTAACTCAGCACTCCGTAAAGTGTGCCGTGTACGTTTAACTAACGGCTACGAAGTCGCTTCTTACATCGGTGGTGAAGGCCACAACTTGCAAGAGCACAGCGTTGTGTTAATCCGTGGTGGACGTGTTAAAGACTTACCGGGTGTGCGTTATCACACCGTACGTGGTTCTTTAGATACTTCTGGAGTTAAGGATCGTAAGCAAGGCCGTTCTAAATACGGTGCTAAGCGTCCTAAGTAG
- the rpsG gene encoding 30S ribosomal protein S7 has translation MPRRRVVAKREILDDPMYGSQILAKFMNHVMESGKKAVAERIVYGALDTVKARKNSEPLEIFEKALEAIAPLVEVKSRRVGGATYQVPVEVRPSRRNALAMRWLVEAARKRGEKSMALRLAGELLDASEGKGAAVKKREDVHRMAEANKAFSHYRF, from the coding sequence ATGCCAAGACGTCGCGTAGTCGCAAAGCGTGAGATCCTAGACGATCCAATGTACGGAAGTCAGATCCTCGCTAAATTTATGAACCACGTTATGGAAAGCGGTAAAAAAGCCGTTGCCGAGCGTATTGTTTATGGTGCATTAGACACCGTTAAAGCACGTAAAAACAGTGAGCCACTGGAAATCTTCGAGAAAGCACTCGAGGCCATCGCTCCGCTGGTCGAAGTAAAGTCCCGCCGCGTTGGTGGTGCGACTTACCAAGTTCCTGTTGAAGTGCGTCCATCTCGTCGTAACGCGCTAGCCATGCGTTGGTTAGTTGAAGCTGCGCGCAAGCGTGGTGAGAAATCTATGGCGCTACGTTTAGCAGGCGAACTGCTAGATGCTTCAGAAGGTAAAGGCGCTGCTGTTAAGAAGCGTGAAGACGTTCACCGTATGGCGGAAGCGAACAAAGCCTTCTCGCACTACCGCTTCTAA
- the fusA gene encoding elongation factor G produces MARTTQINRYRNIGICAHVDAGKTTTTERILFYTGVNHKMGETHDGASTTDWMAQEQERGITITSAAVTAFWQGSQKQYDNYRVNVIDTPGHVDFTIEVERSLRVLDGAVVVFCGSSGVEPQSETVWRQANKYGVPRIVYVNKLDRQGADFKRVVAQIKQRLGHTPVPIQLPIGSEENFVGQVDLINMKAYYWNDNDMGMTFREEEIPAEMLAEAEEYRSNLVEAAAEANEELMDKYLEEGELSIEEIKAGLRARTIACEIVPAVCGSSFKNKGVPLVLDAVIDYLPAPDEIPAIKGVDPRDEEKTGERKSSDSEPFAALAFKIAADPFVGTLTFVRVYSGVLSSGDSVLNSVKGKRERVGRMVQMHANDRQEIKEVRAGDIAALIGMKDVTTGETLCDMDNPIILERMEFPEPVISVAVEPKTKADQEKMGIALGRLAQEDPSFRVKTDEETGQTIISGMGELHLDVLVDRMRREFNVEANIGKPQVAYRETIRNSCEIEGKFVRQSGGRGQFGHCWIRFAPADEGQEGLEFHNEIVGGVIPKDYIPAIQKGIEEQMKNGVVAGYPLIGLKATVFDGSYHDVDSNEMAFKIAASMATKQLAQKGGAVLLEPVMQVEVVTPEDYMGDVMGDLNRRRGLIQGMDDSPSGKVIRAEVPLGEMFGYATDVRSMSQGRASYSMEFSKYAEAPANIADAIVKKQD; encoded by the coding sequence GTGGCTCGTACAACACAAATTAACCGCTACCGTAACATCGGTATCTGTGCTCACGTAGACGCGGGTAAAACCACAACTACCGAGCGTATCCTGTTCTACACGGGTGTTAACCACAAGATGGGTGAAACCCACGATGGTGCTAGTACCACAGACTGGATGGCGCAAGAGCAAGAGCGCGGTATTACTATTACTTCTGCGGCGGTCACTGCTTTCTGGCAGGGTTCGCAAAAGCAGTATGACAACTACCGTGTTAACGTAATTGACACCCCCGGCCACGTTGACTTCACCATTGAAGTTGAGCGTTCGCTGCGTGTACTCGATGGTGCTGTGGTTGTATTCTGTGGTTCTTCAGGTGTTGAACCGCAGTCTGAAACCGTATGGCGTCAAGCAAACAAGTACGGTGTTCCACGTATCGTTTACGTGAACAAGCTAGACCGTCAAGGTGCTGACTTTAAACGCGTTGTAGCGCAAATTAAACAGCGCTTAGGTCACACGCCAGTGCCTATTCAGTTACCTATCGGTTCTGAAGAGAACTTCGTAGGTCAAGTTGATTTAATCAACATGAAAGCCTACTACTGGAACGACAACGACATGGGCATGACCTTCCGTGAGGAAGAAATCCCTGCCGAAATGCTTGCTGAAGCAGAAGAGTACCGTTCTAACCTAGTGGAAGCTGCGGCTGAAGCTAACGAAGAATTAATGGATAAGTACCTTGAAGAAGGTGAGCTGTCTATTGAAGAAATCAAAGCCGGTCTGCGCGCGCGTACTATTGCGTGTGAAATCGTACCTGCGGTTTGTGGTTCTTCGTTCAAGAACAAAGGTGTGCCATTAGTACTTGACGCCGTGATCGACTACTTACCAGCGCCGGATGAAATTCCTGCGATTAAAGGTGTTGATCCACGTGACGAAGAGAAAACTGGTGAGCGTAAGTCAAGCGATAGCGAGCCATTTGCTGCATTAGCGTTCAAAATTGCTGCTGACCCATTCGTGGGCACTTTAACCTTCGTTCGTGTTTACTCGGGTGTTCTGTCTTCCGGTGACTCAGTTCTGAACTCAGTTAAAGGTAAGCGTGAGCGCGTAGGTCGTATGGTGCAGATGCACGCTAACGATCGTCAAGAGATTAAAGAAGTGCGCGCGGGTGATATCGCAGCACTGATTGGTATGAAAGACGTGACCACAGGTGAAACTCTGTGTGACATGGATAACCCAATCATTCTTGAGCGTATGGAGTTCCCAGAGCCTGTTATCTCGGTAGCGGTTGAGCCAAAAACTAAGGCTGACCAAGAGAAAATGGGTATCGCTCTTGGCCGTTTGGCACAAGAGGATCCATCGTTCCGCGTTAAGACTGACGAAGAAACTGGTCAAACCATTATTTCTGGTATGGGTGAGCTTCACCTAGACGTACTGGTTGACCGTATGCGTCGTGAGTTTAACGTTGAAGCAAACATTGGTAAGCCTCAAGTTGCTTACCGTGAAACAATCCGCAACAGCTGCGAAATCGAAGGTAAGTTCGTTCGTCAGTCTGGTGGTCGTGGTCAGTTTGGTCACTGTTGGATTCGTTTCGCCCCTGCTGACGAAGGTCAGGAAGGGTTGGAGTTCCACAACGAAATCGTTGGTGGTGTAATTCCAAAAGATTACATTCCTGCGATCCAGAAAGGTATCGAAGAGCAGATGAAAAACGGTGTGGTAGCCGGTTATCCTCTGATCGGTCTGAAAGCGACAGTTTTCGACGGTTCGTACCACGATGTTGACTCCAACGAAATGGCGTTTAAGATCGCTGCGTCTATGGCAACAAAACAGCTTGCACAAAAAGGCGGTGCTGTGTTACTAGAGCCAGTGATGCAGGTTGAAGTTGTAACGCCAGAGGATTACATGGGTGACGTGATGGGAGACTTGAACCGTCGCCGCGGCCTGATTCAGGGTATGGATGACAGCCCATCAGGTAAGGTAATTCGCGCAGAGGTTCCTTTAGGAGAGATGTTTGGTTACGCTACCGACGTTCGCTCCATGTCACAAGGTCGCGCGAGCTACTCTATGGAGTTCTCAAAGTACGCAGAAGCACCAGCGAACATCGCTGATGCGATTGTTAAAAAACAAGATTGA
- the tuf gene encoding elongation factor Tu: MAKEKFERSKPHLNVGTIGHVDHGKTTLTAALTRVCAEVFGGAGSSKGYDQIDNAPEEKARGITINTSHVEYDSPTRHYAHVDCPGHADYVKNMITGAAQMDGAILVCSAADGPMPQTREHILLSRQVGVPYIVVFLNKADMVDDEELLELVEMEVRDLLSTYDFPGDDTPIITGSALMALNGEDENGLGTTAVKTLVETLDAYIPEPVRAIDQAFLMPIEDVFSISGRGTVVTGRVERGIVKVGEEIEIVGLKDTTKTTCTGVEMFRKLLDEGRAGENCGILLRGTKREDVQRGQVLAKPGTIKPHTKFEAEVYVLSKDEGGRHTPFFKGYRPQFYFRTTDVTGNCELPEGVEMVMPGDNVKLEVTLIAPIAMEEGLRFAIREGGRTVGAGVVAKIIA, translated from the coding sequence GTGGCTAAGGAAAAATTCGAACGCAGTAAACCGCACTTAAACGTTGGTACTATTGGTCACGTTGACCACGGTAAAACCACGTTAACAGCTGCATTAACTCGTGTATGTGCTGAAGTTTTCGGTGGCGCAGGCTCTTCTAAGGGCTATGACCAAATCGATAACGCTCCAGAAGAGAAAGCACGTGGTATCACCATTAACACGTCACACGTAGAGTACGATTCTCCGACTCGTCACTATGCGCACGTTGACTGCCCAGGTCACGCCGACTACGTTAAAAACATGATCACTGGTGCTGCTCAGATGGACGGCGCTATTCTGGTTTGTTCAGCGGCTGATGGCCCTATGCCACAGACCCGTGAGCACATCCTGCTGTCACGTCAGGTAGGTGTTCCGTACATCGTTGTGTTCCTGAACAAAGCGGACATGGTTGACGATGAAGAGCTGTTAGAGCTAGTTGAAATGGAAGTGCGTGACCTGCTCAGCACTTACGATTTCCCAGGCGATGACACCCCAATCATCACCGGTTCTGCATTAATGGCACTGAACGGCGAAGATGAAAACGGCCTAGGTACTACTGCGGTTAAGACCCTGGTAGAAACTTTAGACGCGTACATCCCAGAGCCAGTACGTGCAATCGATCAGGCGTTCTTGATGCCAATCGAAGACGTATTCTCAATTTCAGGCCGTGGTACTGTAGTAACTGGTCGTGTTGAGCGCGGTATCGTTAAAGTCGGTGAAGAGATCGAGATCGTTGGTCTGAAAGACACCACTAAAACTACCTGTACCGGTGTTGAGATGTTCCGTAAACTGCTCGACGAAGGTCGTGCGGGTGAGAACTGCGGTATCTTACTGCGTGGTACTAAGCGTGAAGACGTTCAGCGTGGTCAAGTACTGGCTAAGCCAGGCACGATCAAGCCGCACACCAAGTTTGAAGCAGAAGTTTACGTTCTGTCTAAAGACGAAGGTGGTCGCCATACTCCGTTCTTCAAAGGCTACCGTCCACAGTTCTACTTCCGTACTACGGACGTAACTGGTAACTGTGAGCTGCCAGAAGGCGTAGAAATGGTAATGCCAGGCGATAACGTTAAGCTAGAAGTTACTTTGATCGCGCCGATTGCGATGGAAGAAGGCTTACGCTTTGCGATTCGTGAAGGCGGTCGTACCGTAGGTGCGGGCGTTGTTGCGAAAATTATTGCTTAA
- the rpsJ gene encoding 30S ribosomal protein S10: MQNQQIRIRLKAFDHRLIDQSTQEIVETAKRTGAQVRGPIPLPTRKERFTVLVSPHVNKDARDQYEIRTHKRVLDIVQPTDKTVDALMKLDLAAGVEVQISLG; encoded by the coding sequence ATGCAAAATCAACAAATCCGTATCCGGTTGAAGGCTTTTGACCATCGCCTGATCGATCAATCAACCCAGGAAATCGTAGAAACTGCGAAACGTACTGGTGCTCAGGTGCGTGGTCCGATCCCGCTCCCTACTCGTAAGGAACGATTCACTGTTCTGGTTTCTCCGCACGTTAACAAAGACGCGCGTGACCAGTATGAGATTCGTACTCATAAGCGTGTGCTGGACATCGTTCAGCCAACAGATAAAACTGTTGATGCTCTTATGAAGCTCGACCTTGCAGCGGGTGTGGAAGTACAAATTAGCCTCGGCTAA
- the rplC gene encoding 50S ribosomal protein L3, translating into MTIGVVGRKCGMTRIFTEEGVSIPVTVIEVEPNRVTQFKTEETDGYRAVQVTYGVRRDSRVTKAQKGHFSKAGVAAGRKVVEFRLEEGEYQAGDQVTTELFEAGQKVDVTGQSKGKGFAGTIKRWNFRGQDNTHGNSVSHRVPGSIGQCQTPGRVFKGKKMSGHMGAERVTVQSLEVVRVDAERNLLLVKGAVPGATGSDVIVRPAVKARG; encoded by the coding sequence ATGACTATTGGTGTAGTCGGTCGTAAATGCGGCATGACCCGTATTTTCACCGAAGAAGGTGTCTCGATTCCGGTGACTGTAATTGAAGTCGAACCGAATCGCGTGACCCAATTCAAAACAGAAGAGACTGACGGTTATCGTGCCGTACAGGTGACTTACGGCGTACGTCGTGACTCACGTGTTACTAAAGCACAGAAAGGTCACTTCTCTAAGGCTGGCGTTGCAGCTGGTCGTAAAGTGGTTGAGTTCCGTCTGGAAGAAGGCGAATACCAAGCCGGCGATCAAGTAACTACCGAGTTATTTGAAGCAGGTCAAAAGGTAGACGTTACTGGCCAGTCTAAAGGTAAGGGCTTTGCCGGTACCATTAAGCGCTGGAATTTCCGCGGACAAGACAACACACACGGTAACTCCGTATCTCACCGTGTCCCTGGTTCTATTGGTCAGTGCCAAACTCCAGGTCGCGTATTTAAGGGTAAAAAAATGTCTGGTCATATGGGCGCTGAGCGCGTGACCGTGCAATCCCTTGAAGTGGTGCGTGTTGATGCTGAGCGCAATTTACTATTAGTTAAAGGTGCTGTACCAGGCGCTACTGGTAGTGATGTGATTGTGCGTCCGGCAGTCAAGGCTCGCGGTTAA
- the rplD gene encoding 50S ribosomal protein L4 codes for MQLNVNGAQAIEVCERTFGAEFNETLVHQAVVAYMAGGRQGTKKQKTRSEVSGGGRKPWRQKGTGRARAGSIRSPIWVGGGATFAARPQDHSQKLNKKMYRAAMRSILAELVRQERLVVVEEFAVDAPKTKGLLTKLEALGLQDVLIVSDSVEQNLYLAARNLPHVDVRDVQGSDPVSLIAYDKVLMTVSAVKKFEEMLG; via the coding sequence ATGCAATTAAATGTTAATGGCGCCCAAGCTATCGAAGTTTGTGAGCGTACTTTTGGCGCTGAGTTTAACGAGACACTAGTACACCAAGCAGTTGTTGCTTACATGGCTGGTGGTCGTCAAGGCACTAAAAAGCAAAAAACACGTTCCGAAGTTTCTGGTGGTGGCCGTAAGCCATGGCGTCAGAAAGGAACTGGTCGTGCCCGTGCAGGTAGTATCCGTAGCCCAATCTGGGTTGGCGGTGGTGCTACATTTGCTGCGCGTCCACAAGATCATTCGCAAAAACTAAACAAGAAAATGTATCGCGCTGCGATGCGTTCTATTCTTGCAGAATTGGTTCGTCAAGAGCGCTTAGTCGTTGTTGAAGAATTTGCAGTTGATGCGCCCAAAACTAAAGGCTTACTCACTAAGTTAGAAGCTTTAGGTTTACAGGACGTACTGATTGTTTCCGATTCAGTTGAGCAGAATCTGTACTTAGCTGCACGCAACCTACCACACGTAGATGTGCGTGACGTACAAGGTTCTGATCCAGTGAGCCTAATTGCATATGACAAAGTCTTAATGACTGTCTCTGCAGTTAAGAAGTTTGAGGAGATGCTAGGATGA
- the rplW gene encoding 50S ribosomal protein L23, whose product MNQERVFKVLLGPHISEKATMLADGKSQFVFKVAVDATKLEIKTAVEQLFEVKVANVTTVKVNGKTKRTARGLGKRSDWKKAYIALQPGQDLDFISAAE is encoded by the coding sequence ATGAACCAAGAACGCGTATTCAAAGTGCTACTTGGCCCGCACATCTCTGAAAAGGCCACTATGTTAGCTGACGGTAAAAGTCAGTTCGTTTTCAAAGTTGCAGTCGATGCAACTAAGCTGGAAATCAAGACCGCTGTTGAACAACTGTTCGAGGTTAAAGTAGCTAACGTTACTACCGTTAAAGTAAACGGTAAGACTAAGCGTACTGCTCGTGGTTTAGGCAAGCGTAGCGACTGGAAAAAAGCGTACATTGCGCTGCAGCCAGGCCAGGATCTCGATTTCATCAGCGCTGCTGAGTAA